A section of the Pedobacter sp. HDW13 genome encodes:
- a CDS encoding ABC-F family ATP-binding cassette domain-containing protein, whose amino-acid sequence MISINNLTFLIGSRALYDDANWHIKPGDRAGLIGANGTGKSTLLKLIVGEYAPSSGTISMSKDLKIGYLNQDLLSYDSHHSILHVAMEAFERQNQLHDEIEELLKKIETDYSEEVLYKLSDKQQEFEALDGYNIEYRANEILAGLGFSTADQLRPLNTFSGGWRMRVMLAKILLQDPDILLLDEPTNHMDLPSIKWLENYLMGFEGAIVIVSHDRYFLDKIVNRTVESRKGKLTVYAGNYSFYVEEKALRGEIQKGEFKNQQAKIKQEERLIERFKAKASKAKMAQSRMKALDRMERVEDVDDENPTVNFAFKFTKPSGRHVVRIEHATKHYPNVHILEDAEAVIEKGDKIALIGANGKGKSTLLRMIAGTEKFEGFCETGHNVSTTFFAQHQLESLHLGNSILEELQAFAPKHSDTELRSILGCFLFTGDDVFKKIKVLSGGEKSRVALAKSLTTDSNFLILDEPTNHLDIQSVNILIQALDQFEGTFIAVSHDRYFLDNVANKIWFIENEKIKQYPGTYEEYEEWNSKRVIPASKPIPVKMPDKPKEAPKPASPNTANQLKKLNDELKKIEALIAELETTVLSIETELADENVYSNADKLAEANKRYLAAKQDLDNSQTKWETLATEIMELEG is encoded by the coding sequence ATGATTTCAATAAATAATTTAACATTCCTGATAGGATCGAGAGCCTTATACGATGATGCCAACTGGCACATTAAACCGGGCGACAGAGCGGGCTTGATTGGCGCTAACGGAACAGGAAAATCGACACTTTTAAAATTAATTGTAGGTGAGTATGCCCCAAGTTCGGGTACTATTTCGATGTCGAAAGACCTGAAAATAGGTTACCTGAACCAGGATTTACTGTCTTACGATTCGCACCATAGCATTTTGCACGTGGCCATGGAAGCTTTTGAGCGCCAGAACCAGCTGCACGATGAAATTGAAGAATTGCTTAAAAAAATCGAAACCGATTACAGTGAAGAGGTTTTATATAAACTGAGTGATAAACAACAGGAATTTGAGGCTTTAGATGGTTACAACATCGAATACAGGGCCAACGAAATCCTGGCCGGTTTAGGTTTTAGCACAGCCGATCAGCTCCGTCCGTTAAATACCTTCTCCGGAGGTTGGCGGATGCGGGTAATGCTGGCCAAAATCCTTTTACAAGATCCGGACATCTTATTACTCGATGAGCCAACCAACCACATGGATTTACCCTCTATCAAGTGGTTAGAGAACTATTTAATGGGTTTTGAAGGTGCAATCGTTATTGTATCGCACGACAGGTATTTCTTAGATAAGATTGTAAACCGTACGGTTGAATCGCGTAAAGGAAAATTAACTGTTTATGCAGGTAACTACAGCTTTTATGTAGAAGAAAAAGCACTGCGTGGAGAGATACAGAAAGGTGAATTTAAAAACCAGCAGGCTAAAATTAAACAGGAAGAGCGTTTAATTGAGCGTTTTAAAGCCAAAGCATCTAAAGCGAAGATGGCGCAATCGCGCATGAAAGCTTTAGATAGAATGGAACGTGTGGAGGATGTGGACGACGAAAACCCAACCGTTAATTTCGCCTTTAAATTTACGAAACCATCGGGCAGGCACGTAGTGCGCATAGAGCATGCTACCAAGCATTATCCAAATGTACATATCCTGGAAGATGCAGAAGCTGTGATTGAAAAAGGCGATAAAATTGCTTTGATTGGTGCAAACGGTAAAGGTAAATCGACCTTACTACGGATGATTGCCGGGACGGAAAAATTTGAGGGTTTCTGCGAAACCGGTCATAATGTTTCTACCACCTTCTTTGCCCAGCACCAATTAGAATCGTTGCACTTAGGCAATTCGATTTTAGAAGAGCTACAGGCTTTTGCACCTAAACACAGTGATACAGAATTACGTAGTATTTTAGGTTGCTTCTTGTTTACCGGCGATGATGTTTTCAAGAAAATCAAAGTACTATCGGGAGGTGAAAAATCTCGTGTGGCCCTGGCTAAATCGCTAACTACCGATTCAAATTTCCTGATTCTGGATGAGCCTACCAACCACCTGGATATCCAGTCGGTAAATATTCTTATTCAGGCATTAGATCAGTTTGAAGGTACTTTTATTGCAGTATCTCACGACAGGTATTTCCTGGATAACGTAGCCAACAAAATCTGGTTTATCGAGAACGAGAAAATTAAACAATACCCGGGTACCTACGAGGAATACGAAGAGTGGAACAGCAAACGCGTAATTCCGGCATCGAAACCTATTCCAGTTAAAATGCCTGATAAACCAAAGGAAGCACCAAAACCAGCGAGTCCTAATACAGCTAATCAGTTAAAAAAGCTGAACGATGAGCTGAAAAAAATCGAAGCACTGATTGCTGAACTGGAAACAACTGTTTTAAGCATCGAAACTGAACTGGCTGATGAAAATGTTTACAGCAACGCCGATAAGCTGGCCGAAGCGAATAAACGTTACCTGGCCGCTAAACAGGATTTAGATAACAGTCAAACCAAATGGGAAACCCTGGCTACCGAAATTATGGAGCTGGAAGGGTAA
- a CDS encoding DUF5103 domain-containing protein — protein sequence MQKLIAVLLFFIPTLTFAQNDKTFTSENKIYLPNIKTVLCYNSNKEQSLPVIMLNSSETITFSFDDLLAGTKNYWYTIEHCTAEWKSSQISTIDYLGSFNDDRIINYRYSSNTARKYTHYEISLPNTQIQPKIGGNYVLKVYLDGDKNKPVISQRFYVLDSQVAIAAEITNSLQVEFRNNKQKINFTVNHAFPIPNPYQDLKAVVMQNFNANTIQLNSRPSFVRPNQLVYNDLNTNDFWGDNEFRKFDTRSLRYKADNVKDIYRDKESVNVMLFQDAPRSVGAFGNQFDENGNFFIRNTDGRDDKTEAEYMGVLFTLNAAAPSSNGDAYVVGRFNNYTMSNENKLLYDASRKQFYGNIMLKQGLYDYEFAWFNKDTQQMETRAFEGAFFQTENSYQIFVYYRRPGARWDTLVGFTNLSNKVSDRR from the coding sequence ATGCAAAAACTAATCGCTGTACTACTTTTCTTTATTCCGACACTCACCTTTGCCCAAAACGATAAAACGTTTACCAGCGAAAACAAAATTTACCTTCCCAACATTAAAACTGTGCTGTGTTACAACAGCAATAAAGAGCAGAGCTTGCCTGTTATTATGCTCAACTCGTCAGAAACCATTACTTTTTCTTTTGATGATTTACTGGCGGGCACTAAAAATTACTGGTACACCATCGAACATTGTACTGCCGAGTGGAAGTCTTCACAAATCTCAACTATAGATTATCTGGGCAGCTTTAACGACGACCGCATCATCAATTACCGCTACTCTTCTAACACTGCCCGAAAATATACCCATTACGAAATTAGCCTGCCCAACACACAGATACAACCTAAAATTGGTGGTAATTACGTGTTAAAGGTTTATTTGGATGGCGACAAAAACAAGCCGGTAATTTCTCAGCGATTCTATGTGTTAGATAGTCAGGTTGCCATAGCAGCTGAAATAACCAACTCCTTACAGGTAGAATTTCGCAATAACAAGCAAAAAATCAACTTCACGGTTAATCATGCCTTCCCAATCCCAAACCCCTACCAGGATTTAAAAGCAGTGGTGATGCAGAACTTTAATGCCAATACCATTCAGCTTAATTCGAGGCCATCTTTTGTACGCCCAAATCAATTGGTGTATAACGATTTAAATACCAACGATTTTTGGGGCGATAACGAATTCCGGAAGTTCGATACGCGTAGTTTAAGGTACAAAGCCGATAATGTGAAAGATATTTACCGCGATAAAGAATCGGTAAACGTGATGCTTTTTCAGGATGCGCCCCGCAGCGTTGGTGCCTTTGGCAACCAGTTCGATGAAAATGGCAACTTCTTTATCCGCAATACCGATGGCCGTGATGATAAAACAGAAGCCGAATACATGGGTGTGCTTTTTACCTTAAACGCTGCCGCGCCAAGCTCTAACGGCGATGCTTACGTAGTAGGCCGTTTCAATAATTACACCATGAGCAACGAAAACAAACTGTTGTACGATGCCAGTCGCAAACAGTTTTATGGGAATATTATGCTTAAACAAGGCTTATACGATTATGAATTTGCCTGGTTTAACAAAGATACCCAGCAAATGGAAACCAGGGCATTTGAAGGTGCTTTCTTTCAAACAGAAAACAGTTACCAGATTTTCGTCTATTACCGCCGTCCGGGTGCCCGCTGGGATACCCTGGTAGGTTTTACCAACCTCAGCAATAAGGTTAGCGACAGAAGATAA
- a CDS encoding SUMF1/EgtB/PvdO family nonheme iron enzyme: protein MFKKLIAVALLAHPCAHIFAQSTNSPYTQSINGTKLKFDMQAIPAGKFKMGSKTGKPDEQPVHEVKLDAFWIGKHEVTWDIFEPFLYRDYEKKASEGAIPADVDAVTRPTKPYLDMTFGMGKEHQPAVAMTQYNAIQFCKWLYVRTGVFYRLPTEAEWEYACKAGAETTYGFGNDASKLGDYAWYKDNSDNKTHQVGLKKPNAWGLFDMHGNVSEWTYDQYIADFYAKSAGKTAENPVATPEKLYPNAVRGGSYDETPDNLTSTARLASNPTWKQLDPQIPKSNWWFPEAPFVGMRLVRPAKTPSKAEIDAYYNKLPIKDY, encoded by the coding sequence ATGTTTAAAAAATTAATTGCCGTAGCATTATTAGCCCATCCCTGTGCACATATTTTTGCACAAAGCACAAACAGCCCGTACACCCAATCTATCAATGGGACTAAATTAAAATTTGATATGCAGGCCATTCCTGCAGGCAAATTCAAAATGGGAAGTAAAACGGGTAAACCCGACGAACAACCTGTACACGAAGTAAAACTCGATGCTTTCTGGATCGGGAAACACGAAGTAACATGGGATATTTTCGAACCTTTCTTATACCGCGATTACGAAAAGAAAGCCAGCGAAGGTGCCATTCCTGCTGATGTTGATGCGGTAACGCGTCCAACCAAACCTTATCTGGATATGACTTTCGGTATGGGCAAGGAACACCAGCCAGCGGTAGCCATGACCCAATATAACGCCATTCAGTTTTGTAAATGGTTATACGTACGTACCGGCGTTTTTTACCGCTTACCTACCGAGGCTGAGTGGGAATATGCCTGTAAAGCCGGTGCCGAAACCACTTACGGCTTTGGCAATGATGCCAGCAAACTGGGCGATTATGCCTGGTATAAAGATAACAGCGATAATAAAACCCATCAGGTTGGGCTTAAAAAGCCAAATGCCTGGGGCTTATTCGATATGCATGGTAATGTTAGCGAATGGACTTACGACCAATACATAGCCGATTTTTATGCTAAAAGCGCAGGCAAAACAGCCGAAAACCCTGTAGCAACACCCGAAAAACTTTACCCCAATGCCGTTCGTGGTGGGTCTTACGATGAAACACCCGATAACCTAACTTCAACCGCAAGGCTGGCTTCAAATCCAACCTGGAAACAATTAGATCCGCAAATCCCGAAAAGTAACTGGTGGTTCCCTGAAGCACCGTTTGTGGGGATGCGTTTAGTTAGGCCGGCAAAAACTCCTTCAAAGGCAGAAATAGACGCCTATTACAACAAGTTACCTATCAAAGACTATTAA
- a CDS encoding hydroxypyruvate isomerase family protein produces MKRSEFIRNSLLTAGAITTGAGITNTFAAEKPSTALGDKTFNLDYAPHQGMFENHAGKSFLDQIQFMYDKGFRSIEDNGYLNRPVEEQEKIGKLLSKLGMRMGVFVVDGGDNWKTSLTTGKKEFKDKFVETCKKSVEAAKRCNAKWLTVVPGFYERNLPYGNQFANVIDAMRAGAEVFEPHGLIMVLETLSDTPELFLQKTNETYAVCKAVKSPSCKILYDIYHMQRTEGDLIKTIDRCWDEIAYIQIGDNPGRKEPTTGEINYKNLFKHLHKKGYKGVMGMEHGNSKGGKEGELAVISAYRTEDNFL; encoded by the coding sequence ATGAAAAGAAGTGAATTTATCAGAAATAGCCTGCTCACCGCCGGTGCTATAACCACAGGTGCGGGAATTACCAATACTTTTGCAGCCGAAAAGCCTAGTACTGCTCTTGGCGATAAGACCTTTAATCTCGATTACGCTCCGCACCAGGGCATGTTCGAAAACCATGCCGGCAAAAGCTTTTTAGATCAGATCCAGTTTATGTACGATAAAGGTTTCCGCTCAATAGAAGATAACGGTTACCTGAACCGCCCTGTTGAAGAACAGGAAAAAATTGGTAAGCTGCTGTCGAAATTAGGTATGCGCATGGGGGTATTTGTGGTTGATGGTGGTGATAACTGGAAAACATCGCTCACTACCGGTAAAAAAGAGTTTAAAGATAAGTTTGTAGAAACCTGCAAAAAATCAGTAGAAGCCGCTAAACGATGCAATGCCAAATGGTTAACCGTAGTACCCGGCTTTTACGAACGTAATTTACCTTACGGCAACCAGTTTGCCAACGTAATAGATGCCATGCGTGCAGGCGCTGAGGTTTTTGAGCCACATGGCTTAATTATGGTACTCGAAACTTTAAGCGATACCCCGGAGCTTTTTCTGCAAAAAACCAACGAAACATACGCGGTATGTAAGGCTGTTAAAAGTCCGTCGTGCAAAATCCTTTACGATATTTACCACATGCAGCGCACCGAAGGTGATCTGATCAAAACCATCGACCGCTGCTGGGATGAAATTGCCTACATCCAGATCGGTGACAACCCGGGCCGAAAAGAGCCAACCACAGGCGAAATCAACTATAAAAACCTGTTCAAACACCTTCATAAAAAAGGTTATAAAGGTGTTATGGGGATGGAGCATGGTAACTCGAAAGGTGGTAAGGAAGGTGAGCTGGCAGTAATTTCGGCCTACCGTACTGAGGACAACTTTTTGTAA
- a CDS encoding acyl-CoA thioesterase: MSLKKKFARESFTIMNELVLPNDTNTLNNLMGGRLLHWMDIAAAISAQKHCNRIVVTASVDNVSFKQPIKLGDVITIEAKVTRAFNTSVEVRLDVWAENIPSGARQKSNEAYYTFVAVDQSARTIPVPELIPETPEEKDLYDGALRRRQLRLVLGGKMDPDDASELKALFFKA; encoded by the coding sequence ATGAGCTTAAAAAAGAAATTTGCCAGAGAGAGTTTTACCATCATGAACGAGTTGGTATTGCCGAACGATACCAATACGCTAAACAATCTGATGGGTGGTCGCCTGCTCCACTGGATGGATATTGCAGCGGCAATTTCAGCGCAAAAGCACTGCAACCGCATTGTGGTAACCGCATCGGTTGATAATGTTTCTTTTAAGCAACCCATTAAACTCGGCGACGTAATTACTATTGAAGCCAAGGTTACTCGCGCCTTTAATACTTCGGTAGAGGTTCGTTTAGATGTTTGGGCAGAGAACATTCCCAGTGGTGCACGCCAGAAAAGCAATGAGGCCTATTACACCTTTGTAGCCGTAGATCAGAGTGCACGTACCATTCCTGTACCCGAGCTTATACCCGAAACACCTGAGGAAAAAGACCTGTATGATGGTGCCCTGCGCCGTCGCCAGTTACGTCTGGTTTTAGGTGGTAAAATGGATCCTGATGATGCCAGCGAACTGAAGGCACTTTTCTTTAAAGCCTAA
- a CDS encoding FAD:protein FMN transferase yields MPYKLLFLLIPLFLGFSVQQELKPYKISGYAQGTDYAITYYASDSLATKQGIDSLLNEIDLSMSLYKKGSLINQFNASKSGVKLDHFMSAVLKRSFEINQDTKGVFDITVAPLVQAWGFGPKETRTEPDPATIKSILANVGMQQLKLKGGWLSKLNPAVQIDLNGIAQGYSVDLIAAYLAQKGIKQYVAELGGEIRIAGPKPDGQAMKIGIEGPDKDGTPVIRHIAAINTGAVTTSGNYRKFHQSGKKKISHLINPKTGYPLDNEMISVTVYANDAITADGYDNALMAMHLKDAMAFVESRKNLEAYFVYHKKDGTVADTLTTGFKKLIIPSPQFKN; encoded by the coding sequence ATGCCTTATAAATTGCTATTCCTGCTCATCCCCTTGTTTTTAGGTTTTTCTGTTCAGCAGGAACTTAAACCATATAAAATAAGCGGTTATGCACAGGGAACTGATTATGCAATTACCTATTATGCCAGCGATAGTTTGGCAACCAAACAAGGCATAGATAGCTTGTTGAATGAAATCGATTTATCCATGTCGCTTTACAAAAAGGGATCGTTGATCAATCAGTTTAACGCTTCCAAAAGCGGGGTCAAATTAGACCATTTTATGAGCGCTGTGCTGAAAAGAAGCTTTGAAATTAACCAGGATACCAAAGGTGTTTTCGATATTACGGTAGCACCTTTGGTACAAGCCTGGGGCTTTGGACCAAAAGAAACCAGAACGGAACCTGATCCGGCAACCATCAAATCTATACTGGCCAATGTTGGCATGCAGCAGTTAAAATTAAAAGGTGGCTGGCTCAGTAAGTTAAACCCAGCTGTACAGATCGATTTAAACGGAATTGCGCAGGGCTACAGTGTCGATCTTATTGCCGCTTACCTTGCCCAAAAAGGCATTAAGCAATATGTAGCCGAACTGGGTGGCGAAATCCGCATTGCAGGACCTAAACCCGATGGACAAGCCATGAAAATAGGTATCGAAGGACCTGATAAAGACGGTACGCCGGTAATCAGGCATATTGCCGCCATTAATACCGGTGCCGTTACCACTTCGGGCAATTACCGCAAATTTCACCAAAGCGGGAAAAAGAAAATCTCTCACCTGATTAATCCTAAAACCGGATATCCGCTGGATAACGAAATGATCAGTGTAACGGTTTATGCCAACGATGCCATTACCGCCGATGGCTACGACAATGCACTGATGGCCATGCACCTCAAAGATGCCATGGCCTTTGTTGAAAGCCGCAAAAACCTCGAAGCTTATTTTGTATACCATAAAAAAGATGGTACCGTTGCCGACACCCTGACAACAGGGTTTAAAAAATTGATTATCCCCTCCCCTCAGTTTAAAAACTAA
- the nudK gene encoding GDP-mannose pyrophosphatase NudK has protein sequence MSNENIKIISKEILSDNWYTLNKITFEYCKKDGSSEIQNREAYDRGNGATILLYNKEQQTVILTRQFRLPTYINGNDDGMLIETCAGLLDKDNPETAIKRETEEETGYQIREVKKVFEAYMSPGSVTEILYFFVAEYTKDMKVSAGGGHHDEQENIEVLETSFNEALNMISTGEIKDGKTIMLLQYAQINHLLD, from the coding sequence ATGAGCAACGAAAACATTAAGATAATCAGTAAAGAAATCCTTTCGGATAATTGGTACACGTTAAACAAAATAACTTTCGAGTACTGTAAAAAAGACGGTAGCAGCGAGATTCAGAACCGTGAAGCTTACGACAGGGGAAACGGAGCAACAATTTTGCTTTATAACAAGGAACAGCAAACGGTTATCTTAACCAGACAATTTCGTTTGCCAACTTATATTAACGGCAATGATGATGGTATGCTGATTGAAACCTGCGCTGGTTTATTGGATAAAGACAATCCGGAGACGGCAATAAAGCGCGAAACAGAAGAAGAAACAGGTTACCAGATAAGAGAGGTTAAAAAGGTATTCGAAGCTTATATGTCGCCGGGTTCGGTAACCGAAATCCTGTATTTCTTTGTGGCCGAATACACCAAAGATATGAAAGTTAGCGCCGGCGGAGGCCATCACGACGAGCAAGAAAACATTGAGGTTTTAGAAACAAGCTTTAATGAAGCCCTGAATATGATTAGCACCGGCGAAATAAAAGACGGTAAAACGATTATGCTTTTACAGTATGCACAGATTAACCACTTGTTGGATTAA
- a CDS encoding alpha-amylase: MQNQTLIQFFHWYYNEEQKLWTKVAKEASHLKSLGVTSVWLPPAYKSHNAAYDVGYAVYDLFDLGEFDQKGSLPTKYGSKDEYVQAIEALHKEGIAALADVVFNHKAGGDELEKIAVRRVNPDNRNEFTSDVFEIEAWTKFTFPGRQGKYSEFIWTQECFSGVDWAEDLQETAIYSIQNTYGEGFEEVPSTEFGNYDYLMFNDIDYRNRAVIEELKYWGEWVVETTGIDGFRLDAVKHINPDFIIEWIDHLNHKYSREFFIVAEDWNVEDIEGQLAYIETTGGRTQIFDSLLHHNFFLASKAGGEFDMSAIFEGTLVQVKPELAVTFVDNHDSQPLQALESYVEFWFRPLAYALILLREQGIPCLFFPDLYGGIYDDKNEAGEDVHVELVGIPEVETMSKIRTALAYGEQRDYFDHSDCIGWTRAGDEEHENSGLAVLLSTGDDGFKQMELGAHFAGKTFVDALGNREEEITIDENGWAEFYCNAGSVSVWVLKAG, translated from the coding sequence ATGCAGAACCAGACCCTGATCCAATTTTTCCATTGGTATTATAACGAAGAACAAAAATTATGGACTAAAGTGGCCAAAGAAGCCAGTCATTTAAAGTCGCTTGGTGTTACCTCAGTGTGGTTGCCGCCTGCCTACAAATCGCACAATGCGGCTTACGATGTAGGCTACGCCGTTTACGATTTGTTTGATTTGGGTGAGTTTGACCAGAAAGGCAGCTTGCCGACGAAATATGGATCGAAAGACGAATATGTACAAGCCATTGAAGCCCTGCACAAAGAAGGAATTGCGGCTTTGGCCGACGTGGTATTTAACCATAAAGCTGGGGGCGATGAGCTGGAGAAAATAGCCGTGCGCAGGGTTAACCCTGATAACCGGAACGAATTTACCAGCGATGTTTTTGAAATTGAAGCCTGGACAAAGTTTACTTTTCCCGGCCGCCAGGGTAAATACTCGGAATTTATCTGGACCCAAGAATGTTTTAGCGGGGTAGATTGGGCGGAAGACCTGCAGGAAACAGCTATTTATTCAATTCAAAATACCTACGGGGAAGGCTTCGAAGAGGTGCCCTCAACCGAATTTGGTAATTACGATTACCTAATGTTTAACGATATTGATTACCGCAACCGAGCAGTGATTGAAGAGTTGAAATACTGGGGCGAATGGGTGGTAGAAACCACAGGAATAGACGGTTTCAGGCTGGATGCAGTTAAGCACATTAACCCCGATTTCATTATCGAATGGATTGACCACCTGAATCATAAATATAGTCGCGAATTCTTTATCGTAGCCGAAGACTGGAATGTTGAAGATATTGAAGGTCAGCTGGCTTATATCGAAACTACAGGAGGCCGCACGCAGATTTTTGATTCACTTTTACACCACAATTTTTTCCTGGCCAGCAAAGCCGGCGGTGAATTCGACATGAGTGCAATTTTTGAGGGTACACTGGTTCAGGTTAAACCTGAGCTGGCGGTTACTTTTGTCGATAATCACGATTCGCAACCTTTACAAGCCCTGGAATCGTATGTAGAATTTTGGTTCAGGCCATTGGCCTATGCGTTGATTTTATTGCGAGAGCAGGGCATTCCTTGCTTGTTTTTCCCGGATTTATACGGAGGGATTTATGATGACAAGAATGAAGCGGGCGAGGATGTACATGTGGAGCTTGTTGGGATACCTGAAGTAGAAACGATGAGTAAAATCCGTACAGCTCTGGCTTATGGTGAGCAGCGCGATTATTTTGATCACAGCGATTGCATAGGCTGGACACGCGCCGGCGATGAGGAACATGAAAACAGTGGTTTAGCGGTGCTTTTGAGCACGGGAGATGATGGCTTTAAACAAATGGAATTAGGCGCTCATTTTGCAGGGAAAACCTTTGTTGATGCTTTGGGCAACCGGGAAGAGGAGATAACCATAGATGAAAACGGCTGGGCAGAGTTTTACTGTAATGCTGGTAGTGTTTCGGTATGGGTTTTGAAGGCTGGTTAA
- a CDS encoding Gfo/Idh/MocA family oxidoreductase, whose amino-acid sequence MKKPINQQDRRDFLKATAMLAGGAMLSSIPLAGAYASGSDTIKIALIGCGDRGTGAAFQALSTKFNIKLVAMADAFQDRLDSSYQSLSSKFGAKVEVPKERQFVGFDAYLKAIPLADVVLLTTPPGFRPIHFEEAVKQNKQIFMEKPVAVDAPGIRKVLAAAEEAKKKKLNVVVGLQRRYQTNYRESIKRINDGAIGDIMAGQVYWNSGGVWVRPRTANQTEMEYQMRNWYYFNWLCGDHIVEQHVHNIDIANWVKNAHPISVQGTGSRAWRTGKDYGEIYDNHSIELTYADGAIIHSQCRHFEGISNRVDESFQGTKGKIYLSGSNQAIMKDYSGKELYNHNTKGNANPYQTEHDELFEAVSKGEYKFSNVDYAATSTFSSIIGRYATYSGQTIKWDEALASNISLMPERFAWDANPKLMPDEKGLYPIAMPGQAKVI is encoded by the coding sequence ATGAAAAAACCAATTAATCAACAAGATCGTCGCGATTTTTTAAAGGCAACAGCCATGCTTGCCGGTGGAGCTATGTTGAGCAGCATCCCATTGGCCGGAGCATACGCTTCAGGATCGGACACCATTAAAATAGCCTTAATTGGCTGTGGCGACCGCGGTACCGGAGCAGCATTTCAGGCTTTAAGCACTAAATTTAACATTAAACTGGTAGCCATGGCCGATGCTTTTCAGGATCGGTTGGATAGCAGCTACCAATCTTTAAGCTCGAAATTCGGCGCAAAGGTAGAAGTTCCAAAAGAACGTCAGTTTGTAGGTTTTGATGCTTATTTAAAGGCTATTCCATTAGCCGATGTAGTATTGCTAACTACGCCTCCGGGTTTCCGCCCTATCCATTTCGAAGAAGCGGTAAAACAAAACAAGCAGATTTTTATGGAGAAACCGGTTGCTGTTGATGCACCTGGAATCAGAAAAGTACTTGCAGCTGCCGAAGAAGCTAAAAAGAAGAAACTAAACGTGGTGGTGGGTTTACAACGCCGTTACCAAACCAATTATCGCGAATCGATTAAACGCATTAACGATGGTGCCATAGGCGATATTATGGCAGGCCAGGTGTACTGGAACAGCGGTGGCGTTTGGGTACGTCCGCGTACAGCCAATCAAACTGAAATGGAATACCAAATGAGAAACTGGTATTACTTTAACTGGTTATGCGGCGATCATATTGTAGAACAGCACGTACACAACATCGATATTGCCAACTGGGTAAAAAATGCACACCCAATTTCGGTACAGGGTACCGGAAGCCGTGCATGGCGTACCGGTAAAGATTATGGCGAAATTTACGATAACCACTCTATAGAGTTAACCTATGCTGATGGCGCAATTATCCATAGCCAGTGCAGGCACTTTGAGGGGATCAGCAACCGCGTTGATGAATCATTCCAGGGCACTAAAGGTAAAATATATCTATCGGGCAGCAACCAGGCCATTATGAAAGATTACAGTGGCAAGGAGCTGTACAACCACAATACCAAAGGAAATGCCAACCCTTATCAAACCGAGCACGATGAACTTTTCGAAGCGGTTTCTAAAGGCGAATACAAATTCAGCAATGTAGATTATGCTGCAACCAGTACATTTTCATCAATTATTGGCCGTTATGCAACTTATTCTGGCCAAACCATTAAATGGGATGAAGCATTGGCATCGAACATCAGTTTAATGCCCGAGCGTTTTGCCTGGGATGCCAACCCTAAATTAATGCCTGATGAGAAAGGCTTGTATCCGATAGCTATGCCCGGACAGGCCAAAGTAATTTAA
- a CDS encoding cation:proton antiporter — MTTYTILIILSGLVIFSYLFDLVASKTKVPSVLLLLLLGIGLRFLVDYLQIHTFNFLSILPMLGTVGLILIVFEGSLELKYDQHKNKVIRTALLSALSVLLGSIAVITAIIYQITHQDLYTCMANAIPFSVISSAIAIPSAAALGNKDREFVIYESSFSDILGLLSLTLPLPTMVLVLRQ; from the coding sequence ATGACAACCTATACCATACTTATTATTTTAAGCGGATTGGTGATCTTCTCCTATCTGTTTGATCTGGTGGCCAGTAAAACCAAAGTACCATCGGTTTTATTGTTACTTTTATTAGGCATAGGCCTGCGGTTTCTGGTCGATTATCTCCAGATCCATACCTTCAATTTTCTGTCTATTTTACCTATGCTGGGTACTGTTGGGCTAATTCTGATTGTTTTCGAGGGTTCGCTCGAGCTGAAATACGACCAGCATAAAAACAAGGTCATCCGTACCGCTTTATTATCGGCGCTAAGCGTTTTACTCGGTTCCATTGCTGTTATTACCGCTATTATTTATCAAATCACACATCAGGATTTATACACCTGCATGGCCAATGCCATTCCTTTTAGCGTAATTAGTTCTGCCATTGCCATCCCTTCGGCAGCGGCACTGGGCAATAAAGACCGCGAGTTTGTAATTTACGAATCTTCCTTTTCCGATATCCTGGGGTTATTATCTTTAACTTTGCCATTACCAACCATGGTTTTAGTACTTCGGCAGTGA